The genomic stretch TGATATGTCAGATAATTTATATTCTATCTACATTAAGTCTAAAAAAAATATATATGATATTCTAATAGATAATTTAAAAGGATATATAGATTTAAAAGATAAAAATATAATTGATTATATAAAAAAATCATCTAAAAAAATAGAGGAATATATTAATATATCAGATGAAAAAATAGCTTATGAAAAAATAGAAAAATATTTCAATGAAATGTTTAATAATCAAATAAATAGCAGAATAGAAAGAAATACTATAGCAGAAATTAATATATTAGATTTATGTTTTAAATTCAAAGATGATGAATTTATAGAAACAAATTTAAATTATCATTATGACAGAAATATATATTTTATAGATAATCCTTTTATTTTTGACAGAAATGATTATTTCTATTCTTTGTCTATATCAGAATCACATTTAATCAATAATATACTGCATTCAGAAAGGCAAAATACATTAGATAAAATTTTAGCAGAAGAAAAATTAAAGAATATATATGATAAATTATCATATGCAGTAAATGGTAAAATTGTAGAAAAAGATAAAGACTTTTATTTGGAAGAAGATTTTTTTTATGAGCCTATATCCGTACATAATTTATCAGCTGGACTAAAATCTTTTGCTATTATAAAAATGCTTTTAGAAAGAAATGCATTAAAAGAAGATGATATACTAATATTAGATGAACCCGAAATACATCTTCACCCAAAATGGCAGCTTTTATATGCTGAAATAATAGTGCTTTTACAAAAAGAGTTTAACATATATATTTTAATAACAACTCATAGCCCTTATTTTTTAGAAGCTATAGAAATGTATTCTAAATCACATGGCATAGAGGAAAAAACTAATTATTATTTGGCAGATATAGAAAATAAGCATTCCGTTTTTAAATTGGTAAATGACAGTATAGAAGATATATATAATATAATGGCTCAGCCTATAGAGAAGCTGGAAGATTTGCAAAATAGTTTTAAATAATAATTTTTTATAAAGTAATTTTTTATTATGAAACAAGATATAATAGATAGTCTGCCTGATATATTAAAAAATAATATAGATACACTTAAAAATACTTCTTCAGATACTGATAATAATTATTATATGACAGATAGTGAACTAACTGTTATAAATTTTGATAATACAGCAAAGTCTTATAAAGAAGAAAAATGCCTGAGTTATTTACCTGCTTCTAATGATTGTTTATATATTGCAGATAGCAGCCATTTGTATTTTTTAGAGTTTAAAAATGGAAAAATTGATGAAGATAATATAAAAACAAAAATATATGACAGTTTATTTATATTATCAGATATTAAATATAATGACGGACATAAATATATAAATAGTATAGTAGAGTTTTCAAAATCAAGTATCGAATATATATTGATTTATAATATAAAAAAACATGGAAAATTGAGTTTTAATAATCATTTTCAGCAGAGGGCAAATAAAAAGACTAAATTATATGGCGGTGTATTAAAATTAAAAGGTTTTTTATTAAAAGATATTAATTTTTATAGTGAAAATGAGTTTAAAAATAAATTTGTTAATAAGTTTAATAAATGAGGTTGTTTACACTTGATAGATTAATCATTTCAATGTATTATCCTATATTAAAAAATTACATTAATTATAGATTATAGGTTATTATAAAAAATAATATAATAAAGTAAAGGAAAACATATGACTTATCCTGAATTTTTTACTCCGTTCGTATTTCCGCCAAGCATACCTATATTAGGGGCTATAAGATGGTACGGACTTATGTATATAGTAGGTATTGTAACTTCATGTATAGTTTTATATTTTGTGAAAAAAAGAGGCTGGATAAAATTTAATGCTGATGAAAAAAACGGCGGTATATATGATATGGTTTTTTATGCTGCTGTTGGTGCTATAGTAGGAGCTAGAAT from Brachyspira murdochii DSM 12563 encodes the following:
- a CDS encoding AAA family ATPase encodes the protein MKLTIKNFARIKEAEINIDGITIIAGENNTGKTTVGKVLFSCFNSFNNLEKEIYLDREFSVQKELCNLHDLLVEYKINNYEEYGSLEYKLDDMSDNLYSIYIKSKKNIYDILIDNLKGYIDLKDKNIIDYIKKSSKKIEEYINISDEKIAYEKIEKYFNEMFNNQINSRIERNTIAEINILDLCFKFKDDEFIETNLNYHYDRNIYFIDNPFIFDRNDYFYSLSISESHLINNILHSERQNTLDKILAEEKLKNIYDKLSYAVNGKIVEKDKDFYLEEDFFYEPISVHNLSAGLKSFAIIKMLLERNALKEDDILILDEPEIHLHPKWQLLYAEIIVLLQKEFNIYILITTHSPYFLEAIEMYSKSHGIEEKTNYYLADIENKHSVFKLVNDSIEDIYNIMAQPIEKLEDLQNSFK